Genomic segment of Nocardiopsis mwathae:
CCGCGATTCCCGCGACGATCTCGTCGGCCGACCCGCCCAGGGCCCGGTACAGCTCGTAGGCGTAGGCGGAGAACAGCAGCTGCCGGGTGACGGTGTGCGCGAAGTCGGTGTTGGGCAGCTCGACGAGCCGGCAGTTGACGAACTGGTGCTCGTCGCGCAGGTAGGCCAGGTCGTCCTCGGTGCGCAGTACGCCGGTCAGCTGCTCCTCCACGCGCCCGGCGTGGGTGAGCAGTGAACGGGCCTGGCCGAGGAGGTCGAGGGAGATGTTGGCCAGGGCGACGTCCTCCTCCAGCTGCGGGGCGTCGGCGACGAGCTCGGCGAGCCGGTGGCCGGCGATGAGGGCGTCGTCGCCCGACCGCAGCAGGTAGGCGACCAGCGCGGTGTCGGCCGCGGGGGCGCTGAAGGCGCCGTCGGGCACGGTCACAGGTGCTCCACCCCCTCGGGGACCTCGTAGAACGTCGGGTGCCGGTACACCTTGTCGTCGGCCGGGTCGAAGAAGGCGCCCTTGGCCTCCGGGGATGAGGCGGTGATCGCGGCGGCCGGGACCACCCACACGCTCACCCCTTCCTGGCGGCGTGTGTAGAGGTCGCGGGCGTTGTGCAGGGCGTGTCGGGCGTCGGCGGCGTGGAGGCTGCCGACATGTACGTGGGACATCCCCCGCCGTGCCCGGACGAACACCTCCCACAGCGGCCAGTCGGCCCGTCGGCCGCCGTGCCCGCTGTCGTGTCCGCCGCCGTCGCGTGTCACGCCGTTGTCCTCCGTGGTCGTCGCTGTCGAGTTCGGGCTCCGCCGCGCGGTCCGCCGCTTCTTCCGGTCCATGTTCCGTCCGCTCACGCCACGGGCTCCCGCACCTCCCGCACCTCCCGGACCTGCTGCGCCGACGGTGACTGCCGCATGCCGCGCTCCGTCCGGGCCGCGTGCTTGGCCGCGTGCGCCCGCGCCGCTTCACGCACCCAGGCGCCCTTCTCGTGGGCGGCGCGCCGGTGTTCCAGGCGCTGCCGGTTGCACGGCCCGTTGCCCTTGAGGACCTGCTTGAACTCCTCCCAGTCGATGGGGCCGTGGTCGTAGTGCCCGCGTTCGGGGTTCCAGCGCAGGTCGGGGTCGGGCAGGGTGAGGCCGAGCACCTCGGCCTGCGGCACGATGATGTCGACGAACTTCTGCCGCAGTTCGTCGTTGGTGAAGCGCTTGATCTTCCAGGCCATGGACCGGGCGGTGTGCGGGGACTCGGCGTCGGGCGGCCCGAACATCATCAGCGACGGCCAGTACCAGCGGTTCACCGCGTCCTGCGCCATGGCCTTCTGCGCGTCGGTGCCGCGCGCCAGCACGTAGAGGCATTCGAAGCCCTGGCGCTGGTGGAAGCTCTCCTCCTTGCAGATGCGCACCATGGCACGGGCGTAGGGGCCGTAGGAGCAGCGGCACAGCGGGACCTGGTTGGTGATGGCGGCGCCGTCCACCAGCCAGCCGATGGCGCCGACGTCGGCCCAGGTGAGGGTGGGGTAGTTGAAGATCGAGGAGTAGCGCTGGCGGCCCTCGTGGAGCAGGTCGAGGAGTTCGGCGCGGTCGACGCCGAGGGACTCGGCGGCGCTGTAGAGGTAGAGGCCGTGCCCGGCCTCGTCCTGGACCTTGGCGATGAGGACGGCCTTGCGCTTGAGGCTGGGTGCGCGGGTGATCCAGTTGCCCTCGGGCTGCATGCCGATGATCTCGGAGTGGGCGTGCTGGGCGATCTGCCGGATCAGGGTCCTGCGGTAGTCGTCCGGCATGCGGTCGCGCGGTTCGATGCGCTCGTCGGCGGCGATCATCGCGTCGAAGCGCTCGCGCCACTCCTCC
This window contains:
- the paaA gene encoding 1,2-phenylacetyl-CoA epoxidase subunit PaaA produces the protein MAGTENAPEEWRERFDAMIAADERIEPRDRMPDDYRRTLIRQIAQHAHSEIIGMQPEGNWITRAPSLKRKAVLIAKVQDEAGHGLYLYSAAESLGVDRAELLDLLHEGRQRYSSIFNYPTLTWADVGAIGWLVDGAAITNQVPLCRCSYGPYARAMVRICKEESFHQRQGFECLYVLARGTDAQKAMAQDAVNRWYWPSLMMFGPPDAESPHTARSMAWKIKRFTNDELRQKFVDIIVPQAEVLGLTLPDPDLRWNPERGHYDHGPIDWEEFKQVLKGNGPCNRQRLEHRRAAHEKGAWVREAARAHAAKHAARTERGMRQSPSAQQVREVREVREPVA
- the paaC gene encoding 1,2-phenylacetyl-CoA epoxidase subunit PaaC yields the protein MTVPDGAFSAPAADTALVAYLLRSGDDALIAGHRLAELVADAPQLEEDVALANISLDLLGQARSLLTHAGRVEEQLTGVLRTEDDLAYLRDEHQFVNCRLVELPNTDFAHTVTRQLLFSAYAYELYRALGGSADEIVAGIAAKAVKELDYHREHAALWTVRLGDGTDESNARMVAAVDAAWPYTDELFASDDVTRAVAEAGTGVDPAALRPAWDAFIDGVLGEAALARPEAPPLTGLAGRGGRQGVHTEAFGYLIAEMQHLHRSHPGATW
- the paaB gene encoding 1,2-phenylacetyl-CoA epoxidase subunit PaaB, translated to MDRKKRRTARRSPNSTATTTEDNGVTRDGGGHDSGHGGRRADWPLWEVFVRARRGMSHVHVGSLHAADARHALHNARDLYTRRQEGVSVWVVPAAAITASSPEAKGAFFDPADDKVYRHPTFYEVPEGVEHL